From a region of the Thermus caldilimi genome:
- the proB gene encoding glutamate 5-kinase, translating into MRPGLEAKRLVIKVGSAVLAGPQGLEQGVMREIARQVLALRQEGREVVLVSSGAVAAGMAALGLPRPQDMPTKQALAAIGQPLLMAHWREAFTPTPVAQVLLTAEDLASRGRYLNAKATLQALLHLGAVPVINENDTVAFQEIRFGDNDQLSARVAALVEAGLLLLLSDVDALYEDDPKKNPSARPIPEVERVEAVLAHAGEGNPLGSGGMRSKLLAARIAGRVGIPTLLLPGRRPGVILEALAGASLGTYFHARRRYRGQRAWLYGLLKPKGELVLDAGAVRALRERGASLLPAGIKAVRGRFGRGEAVRLLTEAGEEVGVGLANYAAEEIERIKGHKSAEIEALLGYRYTEEVVHRDHLALKEEAWGG; encoded by the coding sequence ATGCGGCCGGGACTCGAGGCCAAACGGCTGGTCATCAAGGTGGGAAGCGCCGTCTTGGCGGGGCCCCAAGGGTTGGAGCAAGGGGTGATGCGGGAGATTGCCCGCCAGGTCCTGGCCCTGCGCCAGGAGGGGCGGGAGGTGGTCCTGGTCTCCTCGGGGGCGGTGGCGGCGGGGATGGCGGCCTTGGGCCTGCCCCGCCCCCAGGACATGCCCACCAAGCAGGCCTTGGCCGCCATCGGCCAGCCCCTCCTCATGGCCCACTGGCGGGAAGCCTTCACCCCCACCCCAGTGGCCCAGGTCCTCCTCACCGCCGAGGATCTGGCGAGCCGCGGGCGCTACCTGAACGCCAAGGCCACCCTGCAGGCCCTTTTGCATCTTGGGGCGGTTCCCGTCATCAACGAGAACGACACGGTGGCCTTCCAGGAGATCCGCTTCGGGGACAACGACCAGCTTTCCGCCCGGGTGGCGGCCCTGGTGGAGGCGGGGCTTTTGCTCCTCCTTTCCGACGTAGACGCCCTCTACGAGGATGACCCCAAGAAGAACCCCAGCGCCCGCCCCATCCCGGAGGTGGAGCGGGTGGAGGCCGTGCTGGCCCATGCCGGGGAGGGGAATCCCTTGGGAAGCGGGGGGATGCGCTCCAAGCTCCTTGCCGCCCGCATTGCCGGAAGGGTGGGGATCCCCACCCTCCTTCTCCCGGGAAGAAGGCCCGGGGTGATCCTCGAGGCTCTGGCAGGGGCTTCCTTGGGCACGTACTTCCACGCCAGAAGGCGGTACCGGGGACAGAGGGCCTGGCTCTATGGTCTTCTGAAGCCCAAGGGGGAGCTGGTGCTGGACGCCGGGGCGGTGAGGGCTTTAAGGGAGAGGGGGGCAAGCCTCCTGCCTGCCGGCATCAAGGCGGTGCGGGGGCGGTTCGGCCGGGGGGAGGCGGTGCGCCTCCTCACCGAGGCGGGGGAAGAGGTGGGGGTGGGCTTGGCCAACTACGCTGCCGAGGAGATTGAGCGCATCAAGGGGCACAAAAGCGCCGAGATTGAGGCTTTACTGGGTTATCGCTACACAGAGGAGGTGGTCCACCGGGACCACCTGGCCTTGAAGGAGGAGGCATGGGGGGGTTAG
- a CDS encoding peptidase M66, whose product MAHLLSACNGVLPNPPSGNIGLTVNPTTLTLGQGQSRTLTLTLTPPNGFTGTVSLALVNAPAGVTLSPGSLDITSPDPVTRSLTLTVGSSTPTGTHALKVRATGGGISREADLTLTVTQATAGDFTMTLEGSSLSVAQGETAYVRLVVSGTYTGQVTLSLVDASKNPFSGVSLSPTSTLVPSAPMLELMASPTLSSGIYNLFVRGQGGNLVREVPLTLEVTQASSRRNLRIAKAEWGQTVLKENLRLVTGKPALLRVHLLANPSPISLSNPLAGAVYLNSTFQGNLAFSCPSPIPSTTDPGNLATTCTATLPSNWVAPGLRVELRADPQDQVAESNESDNLLTLTPSVGAGTVLYLTVVPVIHQGQQAQVPSFSQTLWRIWPLKEVASTIRAPYTFSGTLSPSDGNTWARLLDELRLLRQSDRSQRFYYGFVKVSYTSGIVGIGYLGYPVAVGWDYSQSAPAVMAHELGHNFDREHAPCGVSGDPNYPYAGGKIGTWGYDLANGSLKDPSQFYDLMSYCGPQWVSDYTYEGAQSFLEASPPTPLSLMEDGLLFSGRIRDGEVVFNPPLKLNAAPEGKPSAYRLRAEGPGGPLEVPVPILKDSEGTLHFQARLPLNPYTRVGLYLGSQLLKEATLPLLPQAEPQVKLKEEGGFLLVHIQGYPFFSLFHVASDGTRTALGLWHRAGEVRFALENLPEGGQWEIQLTDGLNIRILLFPR is encoded by the coding sequence ATGGCTCATTTACTGTCCGCCTGCAACGGCGTTTTACCCAATCCTCCCTCGGGCAATATCGGCCTGACGGTCAATCCCACCACACTTACCCTTGGGCAAGGGCAAAGCCGTACCCTCACCCTAACCCTCACTCCCCCAAATGGCTTCACCGGCACCGTAAGCCTGGCCCTGGTGAACGCTCCGGCAGGGGTAACCCTCTCCCCTGGAAGCTTGGACATCACCAGCCCAGACCCTGTGACGCGGTCCCTAACCCTGACCGTGGGTTCCTCCACCCCCACGGGTACCCACGCCCTCAAGGTCCGGGCCACAGGAGGTGGCATCAGCCGGGAAGCGGACCTGACCCTCACCGTCACCCAGGCCACGGCAGGGGATTTCACCATGACCCTCGAGGGTTCCTCCCTCTCCGTGGCCCAGGGGGAAACCGCTTACGTGCGCCTGGTGGTGAGCGGCACCTACACCGGCCAGGTGACCCTTTCCCTGGTGGACGCCAGCAAAAACCCCTTCAGCGGGGTAAGCCTGAGCCCCACCAGCACCCTGGTCCCCTCGGCCCCCATGCTGGAGCTCATGGCCTCCCCTACCCTTTCTTCTGGCATCTACAACCTCTTCGTGCGGGGTCAGGGAGGAAACCTGGTGCGGGAGGTTCCCCTTACCCTCGAGGTTACTCAGGCTTCCTCTCGGCGGAACCTGCGTATTGCCAAGGCGGAGTGGGGCCAGACGGTGCTCAAGGAGAACTTGCGTCTGGTAACGGGCAAACCCGCCCTGCTAAGGGTCCACCTCCTGGCAAACCCCTCCCCCATTTCCCTGAGCAACCCCTTGGCTGGAGCGGTATATTTGAACAGCACCTTCCAGGGCAACCTGGCTTTTTCCTGTCCAAGCCCCATCCCTAGCACCACGGACCCAGGAAACCTGGCCACCACCTGTACCGCCACCCTGCCGAGCAACTGGGTGGCCCCTGGGCTACGGGTGGAACTCCGGGCGGATCCCCAGGATCAGGTGGCTGAGAGCAACGAAAGCGACAACCTCTTAACCCTCACCCCCAGCGTGGGTGCGGGTACGGTGCTTTACCTGACCGTGGTCCCCGTGATCCATCAAGGGCAACAAGCGCAGGTACCCAGCTTCAGCCAGACCCTCTGGCGCATCTGGCCCCTGAAGGAGGTGGCCTCCACCATCCGGGCCCCCTACACCTTCTCCGGCACCCTAAGCCCCAGCGACGGAAACACCTGGGCCCGGCTTCTGGACGAGCTTCGCCTCCTACGCCAAAGCGATAGAAGCCAGCGGTTCTACTACGGCTTCGTGAAGGTCTCCTACACTTCGGGCATCGTCGGGATTGGCTACCTGGGCTATCCCGTGGCCGTGGGGTGGGACTACTCCCAGAGCGCCCCCGCGGTGATGGCCCACGAGCTGGGGCATAACTTTGACCGGGAACACGCCCCTTGTGGGGTATCCGGCGACCCCAACTATCCCTACGCGGGCGGCAAGATCGGCACCTGGGGGTACGATCTCGCCAACGGCTCCTTAAAGGACCCCAGCCAGTTTTACGACCTCATGAGCTACTGCGGCCCCCAGTGGGTTTCCGACTACACCTACGAGGGGGCGCAAAGCTTCCTGGAAGCCTCTCCTCCAACGCCTTTGTCCTTAATGGAGGACGGTCTCCTCTTCTCTGGGCGCATCCGGGATGGGGAGGTGGTGTTCAACCCTCCCTTAAAGCTCAACGCTGCCCCGGAAGGGAAGCCCTCCGCCTACCGCCTGCGGGCGGAAGGACCGGGAGGTCCCCTCGAGGTGCCCGTTCCCATCCTGAAAGACTCCGAAGGTACCCTCCACTTCCAGGCCCGCCTGCCCCTGAACCCCTACACCCGGGTGGGGCTCTACCTGGGAAGCCAGCTCCTCAAGGAGGCCACCCTCCCTCTTCTTCCCCAGGCGGAACCCCAGGTAAAGCTAAAGGAGGAAGGGGGCTTCCTCCTGGTCCACATCCAGGGCTACCCCTTCTTTTCCCTTTTCCACGTGGCTTCAGATGGAACCCGCACCGCCTTGGGCCTCTGGCACCGGGCAGGGGAGGTGCGGTTTGCCTTGGAAAACCTTCCCGAAGGAGGCCAGTGGGAAATCCAGCTTACGGATGGGCTAAATATCCGTATCCTTCTCTTCCCTCGCTGA
- a CDS encoding cob(I)yrinic acid a,c-diamide adenosyltransferase, producing the protein MKIYTKTGDAGETGLYGAERVVKAHPRVEAYGTVDEANSAIGLARSLLPKEHIDLQDLLERIQNALFDLGADLATRMGSPYEKNIARMDAQDVEEVEQAIDRYMEESPPFQGFILPGGHPAAAALHLARTVVRRAERKVVALSREEPVNPEAIRYLNRLSDLLFVLARVVNAREGVREEAWLVKKRR; encoded by the coding sequence ATGAAGATCTACACCAAGACCGGGGACGCTGGGGAAACCGGCCTCTACGGGGCCGAGCGGGTGGTGAAGGCCCACCCCCGGGTGGAAGCCTATGGCACCGTGGACGAGGCCAACTCCGCCATCGGCCTGGCCCGGAGTCTCCTCCCCAAGGAACACATAGACCTTCAGGACCTCCTGGAGCGCATCCAAAACGCCCTCTTCGACCTGGGGGCCGACCTGGCCACCCGCATGGGCAGCCCCTACGAGAAGAACATCGCCCGCATGGACGCCCAGGACGTGGAAGAAGTGGAACAGGCCATCGACCGCTACATGGAGGAAAGCCCCCCCTTCCAGGGCTTCATCCTCCCGGGAGGGCATCCGGCAGCAGCAGCCTTGCACCTGGCCCGCACCGTGGTGCGCCGGGCAGAGCGCAAGGTGGTGGCCTTAAGCCGGGAGGAACCCGTGAACCCCGAGGCCATCCGCTACCTCAACCGCCTTTCTGACCTTCTCTTTGTCCTGGCCCGGGTGGTGAACGCCCGGGAAGGCGTGCGAGAAGAGGCCTGGCTGGTGAAGAAAAGGCGCTAG